The Xyrauchen texanus isolate HMW12.3.18 chromosome 28, RBS_HiC_50CHRs, whole genome shotgun sequence genome has a segment encoding these proteins:
- the LOC127621875 gene encoding pre-mRNA-processing factor 17-like — protein MAAAVGCLVSYGSDSDSENESESATSPQKVDPDALAHLQPLKSTSLMTVAVLDSAPEVAVKEDVETGVHLDPALKEVNYNPTYDTMFAPEFGPVNPFRSQQMAAPRNMLSGFAEPAHVNDFMFEQQRRTFSTFGYALDPSVDTSEVSASSYIGAIDEAEKNKGLTVFETGLKKSEKRKKVKGGDASEIDSFLGPWAKYQDEKDVAKPSEDEQKELDEITAKRQKRGKNEEEAPAEEKTILHIKDAYDYQGRSYLHIPQDVGINLRSADIPDKCFLPKKQLHVWTGHTKGVSAIRLFPVSGHLLLSCSMDCKIKLWEVYNDRRCARTFIGHSKAVRDVCFNNTGTQFLSAAYDRYLKLWDSETGQCISRFTNRKVPYCVKFNPDEDKQNLFVAGMSDKKIVQWDIRSGEVVQEYDRHLGAVNTITFVDDSRRFVSTSDDKSLRVWEWDIPVDFKYIAEPSMHSMPAVTLSPNGKWLACQSMDNQILIFGAQNRFRLNKKKVFKGHMVAGYACQVDFSPDMSYVVSGDADGKLNIWDWKTTKLYHRIKAHDKVCISALWHPRETSKVITCGWDGQIKLWD, from the exons atggCGGCGGCGGTGGGTTGCCTCGTTTCCTACGGCAGCGACTCAGATTCGGAAAATGAGTCTGAATCCGCTACCAGTCCACAGAAAGTCGACCCGGACGCCCTCGCTCATCTACAACCTTTAAAATCGACCAGTCTCATGACTGTAGCCGTCCTGGATTCAGCTCCTGAAGTCGCTGTTAAG gagGATGTTGAGACGGGTGTGCATCTGGATCCAGCACTCAAGGAAGTCAATTATAACCCTACATATGATACCATGTTTGCTCCAGAG TTTGGACCAGTTAACCCATTCAGAAGCCAGCAGATGGCTGCGCCGAGAAACATGCTGTCTGGTTTCGCAGAACCGGCTCACGTCAACGACTTTATGTTTGAGCAGCAGAGGAGAACGTTCTCTACGTTTG GTTACGCTCTGGACCCGTCCGTGGACACCAGTGAGGTCTCGGCCAGCAGTTACATTGGAGCAATAGACGAGGCAGAGAAAAACAAAG GGCTAACCGTGTTTGAGACCGGACTGAAGAAATCAGAGAAGAGGAAGAAGGTGAAAGGCGGAGATGCGTCAGAAATCGACAGTTTCCTGGGACCCTGGGCCAAATACCAGGATGAGAAAGATGTGGCCAAACCCTCAGAG GATGAGCAGAAAGAGTTGGATGAGATCACCgcaaagagacagaagagaggaAAGAATGAAGAAGAAGCTCCAGCGGAGGAGAAGACCATCTTACACA TTAAAGATGCGTATGATTATCAAGGCCGCTCGTACCTGCACATTCCACAGGACGTGGGCATCAACCTGCGATCTGCAGACATACCAGACAAATGTTTCTTACCTAAGAAACAGCTGCACGTCTGGACCGGACACACCAAG GGTGTCAGCGCGATACGTTTGTTTCCTGTATCTGGTCATCTGCTGCTCTCCTGCTCCATGGACTGTAAAATCAAG TTGTGGGAGGTTTATAACGATAGAAGATGTGCACGGACATTTATCG GTCACAGTAAAGCTGTACGGGATGTGTGTTTCAATAACACCGGCACACAGTTCCTCAGCGCCGCCTACGACAGATATCTCAAACTCTGGGACTCGGAGACTG GCCAGTGCATCTCCCGCTTCACAAACAGAAAAGTTCCCTACTGCGTGAAGTTCAACCCCGATGAAGACAAACAGAACCTGTTTGTTGCAGGAATGTCAGACAAAAAGATCGTCCAG TGGGATATCCGCTCTGGCGAGGTCGTACAAGAATATGACCGACATCTGGGTGCCGTCAACACCATCACGTTCGTGGACGATAGCCGACGATTCGTCAGCACCTCAGACGACAAAAGTCTGCGTGTGTGGGAGTG GGATATACCTGTGGACTTCAAATACATCGCTGAGCCCAGTATGCATTCAATGCCCGCAGTCACACTCTCACCCAATG GTAAATGGTTGGCTTGTCAGTCGATGGACAATCAGATCCTGATATTCGGAGCGCAGAATCGATTCCGTCTCAACAAGAAGAAGGTGTTCAAGGGTCACATGGTGGCGGGATATGCCTGTCAGGTGGACTTCTCCCCGGATATGAG TTATGTTGTATCTGGTGATGCTGATGGAAAGTTGAATATCTGGGACTGGAAGACCACAAAACTGTACCACCGGATCAAAGCGCATGATAAAGTTTGCATCAGCGCACTCTGGCATCCTCGCGAGACCTCAAAGGTCATCACCTGTGGCTGGGACGGACAGATCAAACTCTGGGACTAA